The sequence below is a genomic window from Tubulanus polymorphus chromosome 1, tnTubPoly1.2, whole genome shotgun sequence.
TACTAGTTCATACAAAATATCCGGGCTTTGGTCCCATTTTATTTGGaatgtgtggaaaccatgaaTTTGACCTGCTGGAAATTTAACTAAAATTTGCactgaaatttttcaaacatttttcaatgcACACATAGGTGCCTTATGATGCCTGTGACAATGACAATATGGTGGATTACAGCAGGGTTGCACGAACGAATTTCTGAAGTTCGGATGTGCAAGCATAGTAGTAGGACTAAGGGTTGCAATATGATCCATAATAATCGGATACAAGGTTTCAAATAGTTCTACATTATCGGGTAAGGACGGTAGTGGATACTGCTCGAACGGATCAAGTTCGATATCATAAACTAACGGTTTATTCGAATGATCATCCATGTTCTTACAACTGAATGAATGTGAATGGAAAGGAGCAGTATCAAGATACAGGTTCTCCTTCGGAATACCTTGCGGGCAGTTTAATTTACGGAATGACGGGCTGTCGTCAACGGTTTTATGAGTTTTGAAGTGAATTTTATAGTTTTTGTAGCGCATCGCGACGATGTTGTCGTCGCAGTAGAAGAACAACGTATCGTGAGATTTTCCATTTCGATGAATTAGTTCATTGAGGATGCTGTGACCGTCAAATATCTGCCTGAAGTTTTCAGTGATTCCTGCTACGTCCAACAAAGTTGGGAAAATATCCATAGTACTGATGATGCGACTGGACACTGTTCCAGGGGAGATTTTATCCTTCCACCAGGCTATTGCTGGCACCCGTAATCCTCCTTCAAAGAAGTTCCCCTTCCCACCTATAAAGAAAGacgaaattaatttcaaatctatagAACCAATAAATACTCAGCATTGGCATTTCTAATTAACGTATTGCAATTCCTATAAAAACTTGGACCGAAGTTACAACTGTTCTCTAAGTAATTACAGTAATAGAATTTACCCCTGAGCTTGCCAGCACTGCCTCCTTCAGTGCAAACTTCCAAATGAGGACCGTGATCAGACAGAAATAACACCAGCGTATCAGTGTCGATTTCTAACAGTTTCAATGTGTCAATCACCTCTCCAACAGCCCAGTGCATTTCATTCACCATGTCTCCATAAGGACCTGCACAAATTGATATATGTAGTAGAAAGAGTGAACAGTAATAATCAAAGATGCTGGAAAAGAAAGCCCAAAATCAGTGATTAATCAAAAAGTTCTACTGGTTTTTACCGTATGTTTTTTGTATTACAGTATACTTATCATCAAcatgtttaaattcatttgtatatacaatgtacGCTGAGAATCCAAAATAAACTACATTACTATTATCTCTATTATTAGTATTACTATGCTATCATTATCATCGCAAGTCAT
It includes:
- the LOC141910663 gene encoding arylsulfatase-like, translated to MFDIFPGSWMSNRVTIILPQLTIMKYVHVLLFVHVFLGTASSGLHAERNRTPNIILILADDFGYGDLSSYGHPNQEFGRIDELAQEGMKFTHWYSADVYCTPSRGALLTGRLPMRSGVIGGERVFFPNHFSGLSKSEITIAEALKTANYTTGIVGKWHLGINEFTSNDGNFLPHNHGFDYVGTILPFSLVWNSDDTKLHLPYPNPLMSFLYYNRTIVEQPIVTKHLTSKLVHDAKTFLHNHSQQENPFFLYFSLPQTHSSMFASERFNGSSKRGPYGDMVNEMHWAVGEVIDTLKLLEIDTDTLVLFLSDHGPHLEVCTEGGSAGKLRGGKGNFFEGGLRVPAIAWWKDKISPGTVSSRIISTMDIFPTLLDVAGITENFRQIFDGHSILNELIHRNGKSHDTLFFYCDDNIVAMRYKNYKIHFKTHKTVDDSPSFRKLNCPQGIPKENLYLDTAPFHSHSFSCKNMDDHSNKPLVYDIELDPFEQYPLPSLPDNVELFETLYPIIMDHIATLSPTTMLAHPNFRNSFVQPCCNPPYCHCHRHHKAPMCALKNV